The [Limnothrix rosea] IAM M-220 genome includes a region encoding these proteins:
- a CDS encoding ATP-binding protein, whose translation MALSDPFSGIKTAIARCFNRVPLRSTMTVPFVVQICAVVGLTSYWSYRTGQASIHHIKEQLQNELSGRVEEKLHTYLELPHRINQLTVNAVEQGFFDLDFTGNVEAQTRFLANQLQAFPEVSWIYCGSAKQGEFLGVKTENERPFVGIANGQTDFKTAFYTLDGSGNRVSSEPDETKSEFYDATQRDWYRAAIATGGRQWTPIHADITNQYLYLTASSPVYDTATQTLQGVCSVDITLNDLDEFLADNLLVGKEKTVFIAEQNARLVSTSTGISTFTQATTTTNPESKRATLQEFGDPLVRAVGEHLEQKHPDWATQGRSHFIDFDYEGRSQWLKIVPFQDEYGLDWFIFIVLPEAEYMAEIHANMRQNIWLSIGAIAVTIGLGLATANWVILPLRKFTKSVRLITGGNWQQSLPEKERSDEIGELAGSVESMADQLEVSFSALEKQNEELQRLDKLKDEFLSNTSHELRTPLNGIIGLAESLLDGVTGPLPLETQQNLAMIVSSGRRLGSLVDDLLDFFKLKHTELELQCKAIALRELVEVVLTLCRPLVKQSLIHFDNQIPRDLPPVHADENRLQQIFHNLIGNAIKFTNQGYIKVTAAQQGDMIEIAVSDSGIGIAPQQQERIFESFEQADGSSAREYGGTGLGLAITKKLVELHGGAIAVTSEQNQGATFTFTLPVSTESVTPTDQSAPAQALADIQQSFVMRRLVGDTDPSFSSKPDLSQPETLLASHAEDYSILIVDDEPVNMQVLVNHLSLQDYAIAQANNGIEALELIESGIKPDIILLDIMMPKMTGYEVCQKLREKYSLDELPVVMLTAKNQVNDLVAGFNCGANDYLTKPVSKTELLARIKTHLQLSSISVKNTQLYFQLSESETRLRHFLEAMPVGVVIVRPGGRPYYLNRLATEMLQKGVVKDVTITNVAATYNLYKAGTDEYYTSMNLSLIQALLGNSTGTDDIEIRREDGVVIPIESWGTPIKNKDGEVEFAIVAFQDIRQRREMEIERESYIHKLSDVNESLRRFVPQEFLQLLNRNSIEEVTLGEQSQRQMTILFADIRNFTSISEGLPPEEVFALLNDYLGRMEPLIEKHGGFIDKYIGDGIMALFPHDPNDALRAAIAMLEALERHTSESYPALQIGIGIHTGDLLLGTVGGENRMETTVIGDSVNLAARIESLTKFYGARLLISEETYLHCPDLMVREIDRVTVRGRSRPTTLYEVLLRSDRTKRETLPLFTEAITALNEDKRQIAFQLFAELQKIDPDDKVIKIHGDRLVSKLRHGINSKLDI comes from the coding sequence ATGGCATTATCTGACCCGTTTTCGGGCATCAAGACGGCGATCGCCCGTTGTTTTAATAGGGTTCCTCTGCGCAGCACCATGACCGTGCCCTTTGTAGTGCAGATTTGCGCCGTTGTGGGTCTGACGAGTTATTGGTCCTATCGGACGGGTCAAGCCTCGATTCACCACATTAAAGAGCAGTTACAAAATGAACTATCGGGTCGGGTCGAGGAAAAACTCCACACTTACCTAGAGTTACCCCACCGCATTAATCAGCTGACGGTGAATGCCGTTGAACAGGGTTTTTTTGATCTTGATTTTACGGGTAATGTTGAGGCGCAAACACGTTTTTTAGCGAACCAATTGCAGGCGTTCCCTGAAGTTTCTTGGATCTATTGTGGCTCTGCTAAGCAAGGTGAATTTTTAGGGGTGAAGACTGAAAATGAAAGGCCTTTTGTGGGTATTGCCAATGGTCAAACGGACTTTAAAACGGCTTTTTACACCCTTGATGGATCTGGAAATCGGGTCAGCTCTGAGCCCGATGAAACGAAAAGCGAGTTTTATGATGCTACCCAGCGGGATTGGTATCGTGCGGCGATCGCCACAGGGGGTCGACAATGGACACCGATCCATGCAGATATTACCAATCAATATTTATATTTAACGGCCAGCTCTCCGGTATATGACACCGCCACCCAAACATTACAAGGGGTGTGCAGCGTTGATATTACGCTTAATGATTTAGATGAATTTTTAGCGGATAATCTTCTGGTGGGGAAGGAAAAAACGGTTTTTATTGCCGAGCAAAATGCCCGCTTGGTGAGCACTTCCACCGGTATTTCCACCTTTACGCAAGCAACGACAACAACGAATCCAGAGAGTAAACGGGCAACGCTCCAAGAATTTGGTGATCCTTTAGTCCGGGCTGTCGGCGAGCACCTTGAACAGAAGCATCCTGACTGGGCAACCCAAGGGCGATCGCACTTCATTGATTTTGACTACGAGGGTCGCTCCCAATGGCTAAAAATTGTGCCCTTTCAGGATGAGTACGGTCTAGATTGGTTTATTTTTATTGTGCTCCCCGAAGCGGAATATATGGCAGAAATCCATGCCAATATGCGTCAAAATATCTGGCTATCGATCGGGGCGATCGCCGTCACCATTGGCCTCGGTTTAGCGACCGCGAACTGGGTAATTTTGCCGCTGCGGAAGTTCACAAAATCAGTACGGCTAATCACCGGAGGTAACTGGCAGCAAAGTTTACCGGAAAAGGAACGCAGTGATGAGATTGGGGAATTAGCGGGTTCGGTAGAGTCGATGGCAGACCAGCTAGAAGTCTCCTTTTCTGCCCTAGAAAAACAGAACGAAGAATTACAACGCCTCGACAAATTAAAAGACGAATTTTTGTCGAATACTTCCCACGAACTGCGTACCCCCCTCAACGGCATTATTGGTCTGGCGGAGTCGCTCCTAGACGGTGTGACGGGGCCATTGCCTCTAGAAACCCAGCAAAACCTTGCCATGATTGTGTCTAGTGGTAGACGCTTGGGGAGTTTGGTGGATGATCTCCTCGATTTTTTTAAGCTTAAACACACCGAATTGGAGCTGCAATGTAAGGCGATCGCCCTACGGGAATTAGTAGAAGTTGTGCTAACGCTATGTCGTCCCCTCGTCAAACAGTCACTGATTCATTTCGATAATCAAATTCCGAGGGATTTGCCACCCGTCCATGCCGACGAAAACCGTCTCCAGCAAATTTTCCATAACCTCATCGGCAACGCCATCAAATTTACAAACCAAGGCTATATCAAAGTGACCGCCGCACAACAGGGCGACATGATCGAAATCGCAGTTAGTGATTCTGGTATCGGGATTGCCCCCCAACAGCAGGAGCGCATTTTTGAGTCCTTTGAGCAGGCCGATGGTTCTTCAGCGCGGGAATATGGTGGTACAGGTTTAGGTTTGGCGATCACAAAAAAATTAGTAGAACTCCATGGCGGGGCGATCGCCGTCACCTCAGAACAAAACCAAGGAGCGACCTTTACCTTTACCTTGCCTGTCAGCACCGAATCCGTCACCCCAACAGACCAGAGCGCACCAGCCCAAGCCCTCGCCGATATCCAGCAATCTTTTGTGATGCGACGTTTGGTGGGCGATACAGACCCTAGTTTTTCCAGTAAACCAGATCTGAGTCAACCCGAAACATTACTAGCAAGCCACGCCGAAGACTATTCGATTTTGATCGTGGACGATGAACCCGTCAATATGCAGGTTTTGGTCAATCATCTCTCACTCCAAGATTATGCGATCGCCCAAGCAAACAATGGCATAGAAGCCCTAGAACTAATCGAATCCGGCATTAAACCAGATATCATTTTGCTCGATATTATGATGCCCAAAATGACAGGCTACGAAGTCTGTCAAAAGTTACGGGAAAAATATTCCCTCGACGAGCTGCCCGTGGTGATGCTCACCGCGAAAAATCAAGTCAATGATCTCGTGGCCGGCTTTAACTGTGGCGCTAATGACTATTTAACAAAACCCGTGTCCAAGACAGAGTTACTGGCCCGCATTAAAACCCATTTGCAACTATCCAGTATTTCGGTCAAGAATACCCAGCTCTACTTCCAGCTCAGCGAAAGCGAAACACGTTTGCGCCATTTCCTCGAAGCGATGCCTGTCGGTGTGGTGATCGTTCGTCCCGGAGGTCGTCCCTATTACCTCAATCGCCTCGCCACCGAAATGCTCCAAAAAGGCGTAGTAAAAGATGTCACCATTACCAATGTTGCGGCAACCTACAACCTTTATAAAGCAGGCACGGATGAATATTACACCTCGATGAATTTGTCCCTGATCCAAGCGCTTTTGGGGAATAGTACAGGCACCGATGATATTGAAATTCGGCGGGAAGATGGGGTCGTGATTCCCATCGAAAGTTGGGGAACACCGATTAAAAATAAAGACGGTGAAGTGGAGTTTGCGATCGTCGCCTTTCAGGATATTCGGCAGCGGCGGGAGATGGAAATTGAACGGGAAAGCTATATCCATAAACTTTCGGATGTCAATGAAAGTCTGCGGCGGTTTGTGCCACAGGAATTTTTGCAGCTCCTTAATCGCAATAGCATTGAAGAGGTCACCCTTGGGGAACAGAGTCAGCGGCAAATGACGATTTTGTTTGCAGATATCCGGAATTTCACATCGATTTCTGAGGGGTTACCGCCGGAGGAAGTGTTTGCGCTACTCAATGATTATTTAGGGCGTATGGAGCCACTCATCGAAAAACATGGTGGTTTTATTGATAAATATATTGGCGATGGGATTATGGCTTTATTTCCCCATGACCCCAATGATGCACTGCGGGCGGCGATCGCCATGTTAGAAGCGTTAGAACGACATACGAGTGAGTCTTATCCCGCGTTACAAATCGGCATCGGCATCCATACGGGGGATTTACTGTTAGGCACTGTGGGCGGTGAAAATCGCATGGAAACGACGGTGATCGGCGACTCGGTAAATCTGGCTGCTCGGATCGAATCCCTGACAAAATTTTATGGGGCACGCCTGTTAATCTCCGAGGAAACTTACCTGCATTGCCCAGATTTAATGGTGCGCGAAATTGATCGAGTCACTGTTCGGGGGCGATCGCGGCCAACGACTTTGTATGAAGTGCTGCTTCGCTCTGACCGCACAAAACGTGAAACGTTACCGCTCTTTACCGAAGCAATTACAGCTTTAAATGAAGACAAACGCCAGATTGCCTTTCAACTTTTCGCAGAACTCCAAAAAATTGACCCCGATGATAAAGTTATCAAAATTCACGGCGATCGCCTTGTCAGTAAGCTACGTCATGGCATCAACAGCAAACTTGATATTTAG
- a CDS encoding alpha-mannosidase produces MSSGDISTFFEQLHSLVAIPTQNHWLYYVSGNVSENNYEAFQLERSQPITGNENGYLVFPKGEQLAWFYQKFTVPHNIKNYELEELHCRLNLTWWAAEAKVFVNGELACEGDLFDSSTRLSLSSHVNIGETFEVAIALISPGHDIGALMKSELIFESDDLAKPDAGFVATELQILSRYLEKYEPEKLPELEAALQSLPLETFQSRAELDQALEIVREKLIPLAATIKERQFHVMGHAHLDMAWLWTTDETWEVGQRTFSSVLNLQKEFSELTFGHSTPALYEWIENNRPDLWQKITEAVAKDKWELLGGMWVEPDVNLVSGESIIRQFLYGQEYFLEKFSKTAPIAWLPDTFGFPQQLPQICKLCGIEAFGTGKLHWNDTKPFPHGLFNWRSPDGTKLLTLMTPPNVTGIMDTNPITMTNYALKWEEQTGLKDIFWIPGVGDHGGGPTKDMIQVAEKWRRSPFFPELKFSTAQQFLNQVKDTPNLPIWDDELYLELHRGYYTVHLDQKQFNRRCETLLRQVELWSAIANALGEDLAHQDIIKNLWKKVLFNQFHDILPGTSIPEVFTEANRDWQYVIDTGEQLLAEILGAIANYIDFSNPPHPEAKPILLFNDLNWERTETISLNIKEFAVVYDHTGTKIPSQINESNTTQNTLSFTATIPSIGYSLYWLVSDKNTPTQRSEDLVGEPDFTLDNDYLRVKINQKTGNIEKLFDKQNQRQVLSGAGNQLQAFEDKGQYWDAWDIAPDYEEKPLPSTELISIQWQEKTKIRSIIRVKRKLNQSTFTQDYILESHSPILKIETVADWQEEQVVLKATFPLTIESNYCDYEVPCGTIRRSPSEDAAKWEVPALRWADLNDGKYGVSIINNSHHGYDAKPNQIRLTLLKSPIWPDPQADRGEHHFSYAIYPHKNTWQEADTIRHAKNFNTPLKIYKPDNIAVKTVDLQSPQKSFFSLGNNSLVLLAFKQSDGKSSWILRFYESTGKTVDFNFQNSFNWRITEEIDALENPLETEISLQIQPWQIKTFRLLS; encoded by the coding sequence AAATGGCGAATTGGCTTGTGAGGGGGATTTGTTTGATTCTTCGACGCGGTTATCCCTTTCGTCCCATGTGAACATCGGCGAAACGTTTGAGGTGGCGATCGCCCTGATTAGTCCGGGTCATGATATCGGCGCATTAATGAAATCGGAGCTAATTTTTGAGTCCGATGATTTGGCGAAGCCGGATGCGGGATTTGTGGCGACAGAGTTGCAGATTTTGAGTCGTTATCTCGAAAAATATGAACCGGAAAAGTTACCTGAGCTTGAAGCTGCATTGCAGAGTTTACCGCTGGAGACGTTTCAAAGTCGAGCCGAATTAGATCAGGCTTTGGAAATAGTACGGGAAAAATTAATTCCCTTGGCAGCAACCATAAAAGAACGGCAATTTCATGTGATGGGTCATGCCCACCTTGATATGGCATGGCTCTGGACAACGGATGAAACTTGGGAGGTCGGACAACGTACTTTTTCTTCTGTTTTAAACCTGCAAAAAGAGTTCTCTGAATTAACCTTTGGGCATAGTACTCCTGCCCTCTATGAATGGATAGAAAATAATCGTCCAGATCTGTGGCAGAAAATAACTGAAGCTGTGGCAAAAGACAAGTGGGAATTGTTAGGAGGAATGTGGGTGGAGCCGGATGTAAATTTGGTGTCGGGAGAATCGATTATTCGACAATTTCTCTATGGGCAAGAGTATTTTCTGGAGAAATTTAGTAAGACTGCACCCATCGCTTGGCTCCCTGATACCTTTGGTTTTCCGCAGCAACTCCCGCAAATTTGTAAGCTCTGCGGCATCGAAGCTTTTGGTACGGGCAAACTCCACTGGAATGACACCAAACCCTTTCCCCACGGGCTTTTTAACTGGCGATCGCCGGATGGTACGAAGCTTTTAACCTTGATGACTCCGCCCAATGTGACGGGCATTATGGATACGAATCCGATCACGATGACGAACTATGCCTTGAAGTGGGAGGAGCAGACGGGACTGAAAGATATTTTTTGGATTCCCGGTGTGGGTGACCATGGCGGTGGCCCGACCAAAGATATGATTCAAGTGGCAGAAAAATGGCGGCGATCGCCGTTTTTTCCAGAGCTAAAATTCTCGACAGCTCAACAGTTTTTAAATCAAGTTAAAGATACCCCAAATTTACCCATTTGGGATGACGAACTTTACCTCGAATTGCACCGCGGCTACTACACCGTTCATCTTGACCAAAAACAATTTAATCGCCGTTGCGAAACCCTATTGCGACAAGTGGAACTTTGGTCGGCGATCGCCAATGCTTTGGGCGAAGATCTTGCTCATCAAGACATCATTAAAAATCTCTGGAAAAAGGTTTTATTTAATCAGTTCCACGATATTTTGCCCGGTACATCTATCCCCGAAGTTTTCACCGAAGCCAACCGCGATTGGCAATATGTGATCGATACTGGCGAACAATTATTAGCAGAAATCCTTGGGGCGATCGCCAACTATATCGACTTCTCAAATCCACCTCACCCAGAAGCCAAACCCATTCTTTTGTTTAATGATCTGAATTGGGAACGGACTGAAACTATTAGTTTGAATATTAAAGAATTTGCTGTTGTTTACGATCACACTGGCACAAAAATTCCTAGTCAAATTAATGAATCAAACACTACTCAAAACACTCTATCTTTTACCGCAACTATTCCCTCAATTGGCTATTCATTATATTGGCTAGTCTCTGATAAAAATACGCCGACACAAAGATCTGAAGATTTAGTTGGCGAACCAGACTTCACTTTAGACAATGATTATTTACGCGTCAAAATCAACCAGAAGACAGGCAATATTGAAAAACTCTTTGATAAGCAAAATCAACGACAAGTTCTATCCGGTGCTGGTAATCAATTACAAGCTTTTGAAGACAAAGGTCAATATTGGGATGCGTGGGATATTGCACCAGACTATGAAGAAAAGCCTTTACCATCTACTGAATTAATCTCAATTCAATGGCAAGAAAAAACTAAAATTCGTTCCATAATTCGAGTCAAACGCAAACTAAATCAATCAACTTTTACGCAAGATTATATTCTTGAATCCCATAGCCCAATCCTCAAAATTGAGACCGTCGCAGATTGGCAAGAAGAGCAAGTTGTTCTTAAAGCTACCTTTCCTCTTACTATTGAAAGTAACTACTGTGACTATGAAGTTCCCTGCGGGACTATCCGGCGATCGCCCTCTGAAGATGCAGCAAAATGGGAAGTCCCAGCATTACGTTGGGCTGATTTAAACGATGGCAAATATGGAGTAAGCATCATCAATAATAGTCACCATGGCTACGATGCAAAACCCAATCAAATTCGGTTAACGCTCCTTAAAAGTCCGATTTGGCCTGACCCCCAAGCAGATCGTGGTGAACATCATTTTTCCTATGCTATTTATCCCCATAAAAATACTTGGCAAGAAGCCGATACTATTCGTCACGCCAAAAATTTCAATACACCCCTAAAAATTTATAAACCTGACAATATTGCTGTTAAAACTGTTGATTTACAGTCACCACAAAAATCTTTTTTTAGCCTAGGTAATAACTCATTAGTTCTTCTAGCATTCAAGCAATCAGATGGCAAATCAAGCTGGATTTTACGTTTCTATGAATCAACAGGAAAAACAGTAGATTTTAATTTTCAAAACAGTTTTAATTGGCGAATAACTGAAGAAATAGATGCCCTAGAAAATCCATTAGAAACAGAGATTTCACTACAGATTCAACCGTGGCAAATTAAGACATTTAGATTATTGTCCTAA